Within the Fretibacterium sp. OH1220_COT-178 genome, the region TGACCAACACCTCCTCAGGCCTAGGCCGAGCGGGTCCGACAGGCGAACCCGACGGCCAGACAGAACACGAGCCCGACGATCGTCGCCGGGATCCCCGCGGGCCCGACGCCCGCCCCGCTGCTCGCCGTGGAGAAGTTGTGGGCCAGCGCCGCGCCGGTCAGCATCCCCAGGACGAACACGGCGGCGTCCCCGTCGCCCTCGCCCGTCATGATGAGCTGGCGGCCCGGGCAGCCGCCCGCCAGCGTGAAGGCCAGGCCGGAGAGCACCATGCCCATGAAGTTCCAGAGCGACTGGGTATGGGCCACGGGCTGCTTCTCGAAGCCGGGATGGAAGTAGCCCAGCGCGTAGCTCGCGGCGAAGGCGGCCAGGGTGAAGGCGACGATGCCCTTGAACAGGTGCCCGTCCCCCATCATGAGGAGGTCCCGCAGGGCCCCGACGGTGCAGAAGCGGCTGCGCTGCGCCAGCCAGCCCACGAGAAGCCCCGCCGCCAGCGAGACGAGCAGGGGCGCGTGCTGCGCTCCCGGCCCCTTCTCGGAGAAGAAGATGGGGCCCGTCCCCTCCGGCCCGAACAGGGGCTTGAGGACGACCAGGGCCAGCAGCACCAGGGCGATGAACGGCATGACCAGGCCCGACGCCCTCGGGCTGCGCTCGGCGGCGCCGAGGCTGAAGCCGTTCCAGAGGAAGGCGATGCCCATCAGGACCCCGACGATCAGGCCCCCGATGCCGTAAAGGGCGTTCCAGTCCCCGCCCGCGAGGCGCAGATAGGCCCTCCAGGGGCACCCCAGAAAGACCAGCGCGCCGAACATGGCGCACACGCCGAGAAAGAAGCGCACCACGGGCGAGGAGCCGCTGCGCGGCGCGTACTCGCCGAAGGCGAGGGCCGAGAGGAACGAGCCCAGGATGAACGCCGGGATCTCCGGCCTCAGGTACTGCACCACGGCCGCGCGGTGCAGGCCCAGCGCGCCCGCGATGTCCCGCGTGAAGCAGGCCACGCAGAACCCCATGTTGCCGGGGTTGCCCAGCCTGACGAGCAGGACGGCGACGAGCCCCAGAATTCCGCCCGTCACCCAGGGCCCGTGGCGGGACGTCAACAACCTA harbors:
- the yedE gene encoding YedE family putative selenium transporter, which translates into the protein MDRLLTSRHGPWVTGGILGLVAVLLVRLGNPGNMGFCVACFTRDIAGALGLHRAAVVQYLRPEIPAFILGSFLSALAFGEYAPRSGSSPVVRFFLGVCAMFGALVFLGCPWRAYLRLAGGDWNALYGIGGLIVGVLMGIAFLWNGFSLGAAERSPRASGLVMPFIALVLLALVVLKPLFGPEGTGPIFFSEKGPGAQHAPLLVSLAAGLLVGWLAQRSRFCTVGALRDLLMMGDGHLFKGIVAFTLAAFAASYALGYFHPGFEKQPVAHTQSLWNFMGMVLSGLAFTLAGGCPGRQLIMTGEGDGDAAVFVLGMLTGAALAHNFSTASSGAGVGPAGIPATIVGLVFCLAVGFACRTRSA